Proteins co-encoded in one Diprion similis isolate iyDipSimi1 chromosome 13, iyDipSimi1.1, whole genome shotgun sequence genomic window:
- the LOC124414157 gene encoding 39S ribosomal protein S18a, mitochondrial: MIRLQLQDMAALRHLTVNIGRAIFSQESRRCISLSSALRIKEIRETREGKNLIVEGVTISSSRVPLLVKNTAPTGACPVCAAGLDVKHTDVLILSQFLRSDGCMLPRRVTGLCKTQQKRIGTMVAMAQKAGLMPNIAPANSKRDPKRRKDWKKFNTYFDENTIWTKFV; the protein is encoded by the exons ATGATTAGATTGCAACTGCAAGACATGGCTGCTCTCCGTCATCTCACCGTAAATATTGGGAGAGCAATCTTCTCCCAAGAATCAAGAAGATGCATAAGTCTTTCCTCGGCGTTGAGAATTAAAGAAA taaGAGAAACGAGAGAAGGGAAAAATCTGATAGTTGAAGGTGTAACCATTTCCTCCTCAAGGGTACCTTTGCTCGTCAAAAACACAGCACCTACCGGAGCTTGTCCTGTTTGTGCTGCCGGTCTAGATGTGAAGCATACG GATGTTTTAATTCTTAGCCAATTCCTACGGTCAGATGGTTGCATGCTACCTCGCAGAGTAACTGGCCTGTGTAAAACTCAGCAGAAAAGAATAGGAACAATGGTAGCAATGGCCCAGAAAGCAG GACTGATGCCAAACATTGCTCCGGCCAATAGCAAACGAGATCCAAAGCGTAGAAAAGATTGGAAGAAATTCAACACTTATTTCGACGAAAATACGATCTGGACaaaatttgtgtaa